The Fretibacterium sp. OH1220_COT-178 genome segment CGCAACGACATCGCCATCGACGGCAGAAAGGTGTCGGGCGGCGCACAGTACCGGCGGGGCGGCATTTTGCTCCACCACGGAACCCTGCTCTTCGACAGCGATCTGGACGTCCTGTCCCAGGCGCTGAAGGTCTCGCAGGAAAAATTTCGCAGCAAGGGCGTCAAGTCGGTCCGCGCCCGGGTGGGCAACATTCGCGAATTTTTGCCTCAGGCCCGGTCCGTATCGGACTTCATCGCCATGCTGGAGGAGCGGATCGAGGGGCTCACCCCGAAGGAACTGACGCCCGAGGACCGGGCCGAGGTCGAAGCGCTCATGAGGGAAAAGTACGCCACCTGGGACTGGAACTACGGCGAATCGCCCGAGTTCACCGAGCTCAAGAAGGCCCGCTTTCCCTGGGGCGGCGTAGAGGCCTACCTCAAGGTGGACAAGGGGACCATCGTCGCCTGCGAGCTGCGCGGCGATTACTTCGGCAGCGGGGACTACGCTCCCCTCCAGGAGCGCATCGTCGGCGTCCCCTACACGCGTTCCGCCCTGGAGGCGGCCCTCGTCGGGCTCGAGACCCATGGGATGTTCGCGGGCTCGACGCCCGAGGACCTTCTGACGCTGCTCGTGCCGGGCGCATAGCCCTCCGAAAAAATCCCTGCGTGAAAATACGGGCGGCCCCCTGCTCCGGGGGCCGTCCGTTCGCTTTTGCCTTTTCCCTTGAGGATTTCCGTATTTTTATTCAAACAGATCAAGGCCATTCGGCCCTTTTCCGCCCAAGCGCTTTTTGATGTACTGAAAGAGCGTTTCACACGGCAGCCATGCGCCGGCTGCTCTCCAGCATGCCAACGGACTCGAGGCGAACGGTCCCGTTCCGTTCGAATTTTCCTTCCTCCCCCGTAACCGAACGATTGATCGTTCCCGTCGCCCTTTCGAAAAAGCTGGGCCGTTTGTCCGACAAGGCGCCCTTCTTGCTTTGCCCCCACCGGGACCGGCCGGAAAGGAGACCGACATATGCTCGAATTCAAAAACGTATCGAAGATCTACCAGGGCACCAGGCCCGCCGTGGAGGACGTGACCCTCACCTTCGGCGAGGGGGAGTTCATCGTCTTCATCGGCACCAGCGGCAGCGGAAAGACCACCTGCATGCGCATGATCAACCGCATGACGGAGCCGACGAGCGGGACGATCCTGCTGAACGGGGACGACGTGATGTCCATGGACGCGGTGCGGCTGCGCCGACGGATCGGCTACGTGATCCAGCAGATCGGCCTGATGCCCCACATGACCATCTACGAGAACGTCACGCTGGTCCCCGGTCTGCTGGGATGGGACGAGGACCGCCGGCGCGCCGTGGCAAAGAGGCTCATGAGGCGCGTGGACCTGGACGAGAGCTTCCTGGAACGCTATCCGGCGGAGCTGTCGGGCGGCCAGCAGCAGCGTGTGGGCGTCATCCGCGCACTGGCCGCGGATCCGGAGATCATCCTGATGGACGAGCCCTTCGGA includes the following:
- a CDS encoding lipoate--protein ligase, whose product is MYVIENHDHRPQHNLALEEHLCRKAAREGCEFFMLWQNEPSIIVGRFQNTLEEINANFVRERGIHVVRRNSGGGAVYHDLGNINYSFVMADREGEFNFAFFTEPIIRALRSLGANAELSGRNDIAIDGRKVSGGAQYRRGGILLHHGTLLFDSDLDVLSQALKVSQEKFRSKGVKSVRARVGNIREFLPQARSVSDFIAMLEERIEGLTPKELTPEDRAEVEALMREKYATWDWNYGESPEFTELKKARFPWGGVEAYLKVDKGTIVACELRGDYFGSGDYAPLQERIVGVPYTRSALEAALVGLETHGMFAGSTPEDLLTLLVPGA